The following are from one region of the Nicotiana tomentosiformis chromosome 7, ASM39032v3, whole genome shotgun sequence genome:
- the LOC104105482 gene encoding enolase-like, with translation MATIKIVKARQIFDSRGNPTVEVDVTLSNGVFARAAVPSGASTGIYEALELRDGGSEYLGKGVSKAVNNVNSIIGPALIGKDATDQTGLDNFMVHELDGTQNEWGWCKQKLGANAILAVSLAVCKAGAAARNVPLYKHIADLAGNKKLVLPVPAFNVINGGSHAGNKLAMQEFMILPTGASSFKEAMKMGCEVYHHLKAVIKKKYGQDATNVGDEGGFAPNIQENKEGLELLKTAIEKAGYTGKVVIGMDVAASEFFLKDKSYDLNFKEENNDGSQRISGDQLKDLYKTFVSEYPIVSIEDPFDQDDWETYAKLTTEIGEPVQIVGDDLLVTNPKRVAKAIAEKTCNALLLKVNQIGSVTESIEAVKMSKRAGWGVMTSHRSGETEDTFIADLAVGLSTGQIKTGAPCRSERLAKYNQLLRIEEELGSDAVYAGASFRKPVEPY, from the exons ATGGCAACTATCAAAATCGTTAAGGCCCGTCAGATCTTTGACAGTCGTGGTAATCCTACCGTCGAG gttgatgtaactctttcaAACGGTGTATTTGCAAGAGCTGCTGTTCCTAGTGGTGCATCCACAG GAATCTATGAAGCTCTTGAATTGAGGGACGGAGGGTCTGAATACCTTGGAAAGGGTGTTTCAAAG GCTGTTAACAATGTCAACTCCATTATTGGCCCTGCTCTCATCGGCAAG GATGCAACCGATCAGACTGGTCTTGATAACTTCATGGTTCATGAATTGGATGGAACTCAAAATGAGTGGGGTTGGTGCAAACAAAAG CTTGGTGCAAATGCCATCCTAGCTGTATCACTTGCTGTGTGTAAAGCTGGTGCTGCTGCCAGGAATGTTCCACTGTACAAG CACATTGCTGACCTGGCTGGTAACAAGAAGTTGGTGTTGCCAGTTCCTGCCTTCAATGTGATCAATGGAGGTTCTCATGCCGGAAACAAACTTGCAATGCAG GAATTTATGATCCTTCCCACTGGAGCTTCTAGTTTCAAGGAGGCCATGAAGATGGGTTGTGAAGTGTATCACCATTTGAAG GCCGTGATCAAGAAGAAATATGGTCAGGATGCCACAAATGTTGGTGATGAGGGTGGTTTTGCTCCTAATATCCAG GAGAACAAGGAAGGTCTTGAATTGCTCAAGACAGCCATTGAGAAAGCAGGGTATACTGGAAAG GTGGTCATTGGAATGGATGTTGCTGCATCTGAATTCTTCTTGAAGGACAAAAGTTATGACCTGAACTTCAAAGAAGAG AACAATGATGGCTCACAAAGGATATCAGGTGACCAACTCAAGGATTTGTACAAGACATTTGTGTCCGAGTACCCTATCGTTTCAATTGAAGATCCATTTGACCAAGATGACTGGGAGACCTACGCTAAGCTCACTACTGAAATTGGGGAACCAGTACAGATTGTGGGGGATGACCTCCTTGTCACCAACCCTAAG AGGGTTGCCAAGGCAATTGCAGAGAAGACTTGCAATGCACTTCTTCTCAAG GTTAACCAAATTGGCAGTGTGACCGAGAGTATCGAAGCTGTGAAAATGTCTAAGCGGGCAGGTTGGGGTGTAATGACCAGCCACCGCAG TGGAGAAACAGAAGATACCTTCATTGCTGATCTCGCTGTGGGATTGTCAACG GGACAAATCAAGACTGGAGCTCCTTGCAGGTCAGAGCGTCTCGCCAAGTACAACCAG CTCTTGAGGATTGAAGAGGAACTTGGATCAGACGCTGTGTACGCCGGAGCAAGCTTCCGCAAGCCTGTCGAGCCCTACTAA
- the LOC104097055 gene encoding peroxiredoxin-2E-1, chloroplastic-like → MAATATTAASFTLSKLLKSSTPKSLSLLSPKRSNLFTSSSHFSPLPLKFKQPLHPLHSLKHSTISRISATISVGDKLPNSTLSYFDSSDELKTLLISDLTHGKKVVLLAVPGAFTPTCSQKHLPGFVEKSKELKSKGVDTIACISVNDAFVMKSWKENLGINDEVLMLSDGNLEFTKAIGCELDLSDKPIGLGIRSRRYSMLVEDGVVKILNLEEGGAFNVSSAEDILKAL, encoded by the coding sequence ATGGCTGCCACTGCCACCACTGCTGCTTCCTTCACCCTCTCAAAACTCCTAAAATCCTCAACCCCAAAATCCTTATCTCTTCTTTCCCCAAAAAGATCCAATCTTTTCACCTCCTCTTCCCATTTCTCTCCTCTCCCACTCAAATTCAAACAACCCCTCCACCCCTTACACTCTCTCAAACACTCCACCATTTCAAGAATCTCCGCCACCATATCCGTTGGTGACAAACTCCCCAATTCTACACTTTCTTACTTCGATTCATCCGATGAACTCAAGACCCTTTTAATCTCTGACCTCACACATGGCAAAAAGGTTGTTCTTTTAGCTGTCCCAGGTGCATTTACACCAACCTGTTCACAAAAACACCTTCCGGGTTTCGTGGAAAAATCTAAGGAGCTTAAGTCAAAAGGGGTTGACACAATTGCTTGTATCTCAGTCAATGATGCATTTGTAATGAAATCTTGGAAAGAGAATTTGGGTATTAATGATGAGGTGTTGATGTTGAGTGATGGAAATTTGGAGTTTACTAAAGCTATAGGTTGTGAACTTGACCTTAGTGATAAGCCTATTGGTCTTGGTATTAGGTCTAGAAGGTATTCTATGCTTGTAGAAGATGGGGTTGTTAAAATCTTGAATTTAGAGGAAGGTGGGGCTTTTAATGTTAGCAGTGCTGAGGATATCCTCAAGGCTCTTTAG
- the LOC104105481 gene encoding histone deacetylase HDT1-like gives MEFWGAEVKSGEPLTVQPGDGMVLHLSQASLGELKKDKAQSVCLSVNIDGKKLVLGTLSSDKVPQQQFDLVFDRDFELSHNWKSGSVYFFGYKATNPFEEEEDDEDDEEESDEDIPLTIANNGKPEAKVKEAEKSNVAKDSASGKQKVKIVEPSKDAKADDEDESTDEDEMSEDEDFDMGEGEDESDGDDESDEGEEETPKKAEPGKKRKADSATKTPVPDKKAKFVTPQKTDGKKGSGHVATPHPSKQAGKSPANKNQQTPKSGGAHLCKTCNRGFGSENALESHSKAKHSAAK, from the exons ATGGAGTTTTGGG GTGCTGAAGTGAAAAGTGGAGAGCCTTTAACTGTACAGCCTGGAGATGGGATGGTTTTGCATCTTTCACAG GCATCTCTCGGTGAGTTGAAGAAGGATAAAGCACAAAGTGTTTGCTTGTCTGTGAACATCGATGGCAAGAAACTTGTCCTTGGGACACTCAGCTCAGATAAGGTGCCTCAACAGCAGTTTGACCTGGTTTTTGATAGAGACTTTGAACTATCACACAACTGGAAAAGTGGCAGCGTGTACTTTTTTGGATACAAGGCCACTAACCCATTTGAGGA GGAAGaggatgatgaagatgatgaagaag AGTCTGATGAGGACATCCCCCTCACTATtgcaaacaatg GAAAACCCGAGGCTAAGGTTAAGGAGGCAGAGAAGTCTAATGTTGCTAAGGATTCTGCTTCAGGTAAGCAGAAGGTGAAGATTGTGGAACCTAGTAAAGATGCCAAGGCTGATGATGAAGATGAGAGCACTGATGAAGATGAAATGTCTGAGGATGAAGATTTTGACATGGGAGAG GGTGAAGATGAGAGTGATGGGGATGATGAGTCTGACGAGGGCGAGGAGGAGACACCAAAGAAG GCTGAACCTGGCAAAAAGAGGAAGGCAGATTCGGCTACAAAAACACCTGTCCCAGATAAGAAGGCAAAATTTGTAACTCCTCAAAAAACTG ATGGCAAAAAAGGTAGCGGCCATGTAGCAACCCCTCACCCCTCAAAACAGGCTGGTAAATCTCCTGCAAACAAGAACCAGCAGACTCCAAAATCAGGCGGCGCTCATCTCTGCAAGACATGCAACAG GGGTTTTGGTTCTGAAAATGCTCTGGAATCTCACTCGAAAGCTAAGCACAGCGCTGCAAAGTAA